The following are from one region of the Oreochromis niloticus isolate F11D_XX unplaced genomic scaffold, O_niloticus_UMD_NMBU tig00007971_pilon, whole genome shotgun sequence genome:
- the LOC106097018 gene encoding uncharacterized protein LOC106097018 has translation MLDLSRDQLPTERALGVQWDIEHDVFTFSIVNKDKQLTRRGILSNVSSIYDPLGFLAPVILPAKQILQHLCKLRFGWVETIPAEMAQTWQKWVEDLVLLNKFSIRRCVTPKGFGEIKSAQLHHFCDASETGYGAVSYLRLSNSKQEVCVSFIIGKARVAPLKQVTIPRLELAAAVLAVRLDKMLSVELKLNLSESVFWSDSTTVLQYIANTTTRFKTYVANRVSIIHALTKVEQWRYISSKLNPADAASRGMTVGCFLKSSTWISGPEFLSKPVVHWPVGKNYVSVHLEADPEIKGEGLMCAAVLKEDVCPTTKLLMYFSGWTKLKRCVAWILKVKERLKLQTKKRQKLLDTHCGSQICVKQDDKWNTVLKTEDLSKAEEAIVSFVQRKHYADEMTALNSGTVRKSSHLYKLDPVVTNGVLRVGGRLSKADLPEETKHPAILPKESNVSKLILQHIHEKRFICRRGQVKEILSDNGTNFVSSNHNFLMRAIKKSFSSKNGHLDLFVRFLHGLCLESNYRLFGGLLGETEISPGTIQKVIDNLKKMNSDEISSDRSINIFHFSEDEVSADEAVECVRDVNEAVEDLMIADKNRLQRL, from the exons ATGCTGGACCTTAGTCGGGACCAGCTACCCACAGAAAGAGCTCTCGGTGTGCAATGGGATATTGAACATGATGTTTTCACATTCAGTATTGTGAACAAGGACAAACAACTTACAAGACGTGGTATTCTGTCCAATGTCAGCTCCATTTACGACCCTTTGGGTTTCTTAGCTCCAGTCATTCTGCCTGCAAAACAAATTCTGCAACATCTATGTAAACTGCGGTTTGGCTGGGTTGAGACAATACCAGCAGAAATGGCACAAACTTGGCAAAAATGGGTTGAAGATTTAGTTCTTCTTAACAAGTTTAGTATTAGAAGATGTGTCACACCCAAAGGATTTGGGGAGATAAAAAGTGCACAGCTGCATCACTTTTGTGATGCCAGTGAGACTGGGTATGGTGCTGTATCATATCTTAGGCTATCTAATAGCAAGCAGGAAGTGTGTGTTTCCTTTATTATTGGTAAAGCAAGGGTGGCGCCGTTAAAACAAGTCACCATCCCACGTCTTGAGCTGGCTGCTGCAGTTTTAGCTGTGCGCTTGGACAAAATGCTATCAGTTGAACTTAAGCTTAATCTGAGTGAATCAGTCTTTTGGTCTGACAGCACAACTGTGCTACAGTACATTGCAAACACAACCACACGGTTCAAAACATATGTAGCTAACAGAGTTTCCATCATTCATGCTTTGACAAAAGTTGAGCAGTGGAGGTACATTAgttcaaagctgaatccagctGATGCAGCCTCTCGAGGAATGACAGTTGGCTGTTTCCTGAAATCTTCCACCTGGATCAGTGGTCCAGAATTTCTCAGTAAACCTGTTGTTCACTGGCCTGTAGGCAAGAATTATGTATCTGTCCATTTGGAAGCTGACCCAGAAATAAAAGGGGAGGGCCTGATGTGTGCAGCTGTGCTGAAAGAAGACGTGTGTCCCACTACTAAGCTGCTGATGTACTTCTCCGGCTGGACAAAATTAAAAAGGTGTGTGGCATGGATCctgaaagtaaaagaaagacttaaactgcaaacaaagaaaagacagaagtTGCTGGACACGCACTGTGGAAGTCAAATATGTGTTAAACAAGATGATAAATGGAACACTGTGCTCAAAACTGAGGATTTGTCCAAGGCTGAGGAAGCTATAGTGAGCTTTgtgcagagaaaacattatgctgATGAAATGACTGCCCTAAACTCTGGCACTGTAAGGAAGTCAAGTCATCTGTATAAGCTTGATCCTGTAGTTACTAATGGTGTCTTGAGAGTGGGTGGAAGACTGAGCAAAGCAGATTTACctgaggaaacaaaacatcctgCAATTTTGCCAAAAGAAAGCAATGTTTCAAAGCTTATTCTTCAGCATATTCACGAAAA GAGATTCATCTGCCGCAGAGGACAAGTCAAGGAAATCCTGTCAGACAATGGAACCAACTTTGTTAGCTCAAATC ATAATTTCTTGATGAGAGCCATAAAGAAATCCTTCAGTAGTAAAAACGGCCACCTGGACCTGTTTGTTCGCTTCCTTCATGGCCTCTGTCTGGAGTCCAACTACAGACTATTTGGAGGTCTGCTGGGTGAGACAGAGATCAGTCCGGGAACCATCCAGAAAGTCATCGACAACCTGAAGAAGATGAACAGTGATGAAATCTCTTCTGACAGAAGCATCaacatcttccact TCAGTGAAGATGAAGTCAGTGCTGATGAGGCTGTagagtgtgtgagggatgtGAATGAGGCTGTTGAAGATCTGATGATAGCAGAtaaaaacaggctgcagagactttga